Part of the candidate division KSB1 bacterium genome, GCGCGCGGGAGTCCCGGAGCCCCTTCAGTTCCACCAGGGTGGCCTGCGCGCGCAAGAGACGCGCCCCTTGGCGACGAAGGTCCAACGACTCGCCCATCACCGCCAGGCACGTAGTGGGGCACGGCCGCCGGGCATAGGAGGCCAGCAACTGCAGCCCGGCAGCAGTCAGCCTCTCCGCCTCCTTGACCACCACGACGCGATGCCTCGCCGCCATGGGGTAGGCGGAGGCAGCGTTGACCATGCTGGCGGCATCGGCCTCGCTCGCGAAGAAAACGTCGAGATTGAACTGCTCGGCACCGGGTTCCAGCAGGCTGCCTATCAGCCGGCGCAGCAAATCCTCCGCAAGGAAATCCTCCGGCCCGAGCAAGAGGTAGGTCTTGCCGATGCTGCCCTGTTCGATCTGCGCCCGCGCCTCCCAGTAGTCCACGACTGTGCCTCCCTTGGACTCTCCGTTCTTCTCCGGCCCTACTCCTCTTTCCCCTCTGCGGCCTCATCCTGCCCCCGGCCTATCCGCACCAGGAGGTAAACAAATGTGCCCCACACTCCGCCGAGCCTGATCATCGTCATGGCGATGCCGAGCGCGCTCACGTCCGGCTCCCTGCGCTCAAGAACCGTCGCGCAAGGAATCTGTTGGCACACAGGAGGGCCCCAATGCCTGCGCCCCATTGCGCCAGACAGGTACCCAAACTGAAAGTTCGCAGCGGGTTCCACCAGGAGTGGGGCTCGAACACGACGATTGCCTGGTAGAACCACCAAGCGACCAGCGCCAGAAACTCTGCAGGGATCACGAAGCGCAGCAACAGTTCCCACCAGCGCCCGACCCGCATGCTTGCACCGGGGGCGTTAATCAGCTCCTCCCTGAACCTCCGCACGCCGTAGCGGTTCACCGCGATTGTGAAGAAAAAGCCGCATAGCAGCAAACCCAGTCCCCATGCCCAATCCTGGTTCTCGAGAAAGGAAAGGCGGAAGGCCGAGGGAAGGCCGGCCAAAAAGCCGAAGCCAGCGGCCACGCTGACTGCTGTGCGTCGTGTCATCCCAGCATCCACCAGGTTACAGGTAGCCAGCTCCAACATGCTCATCAGGGAGGTAATTGCCGCCATGCTCAAGGCGAGGAAAAAGACCACCATCAGCCATCTGCCGCCTGGGCACACCGCAAAGAGCCGGGGCACCCAAAGGAAGGCCATGCCGGTACTGGCCGGACCCGACTCGCGGAGAACATCGCCCGGCTCGAGGCCCAAACCAGGGGCCAAGGCAAACACCGCCGGAAAGAGGCCCATACCGACGAGTAACGAGGCGCTGTTGTTGCCAAAGCCCACGACCAGCGAGTTTAGCGGCACATCT contains:
- a CDS encoding sodium-dependent transporter; translation: MARKEQFSSQWGLVASALGMAIGTGNIWRFPRIAAKNGGGAFLIPWMLALLLWSIPLLMAESAIGKATRRGTVGAFASLVGRRGAWMGGFVALCTVAIMCYYSVVTGWCLRYLAAALGGGLTGVDTRLYWENFIAHRWETSLFHLGAMAIAVAVLHGGVARGIERVNKVLIPSLFVLLAIAAVRALTLPGAVGGLEFFFRPKWSTLAHYRVWLEGLTQSAWSTGAGWGLFLTYAVYSRKREDVPLNSLVVGFGNNSASLLVGMGLFPAVFALAPGLGLEPGDVLRESGPASTGMAFLWVPRLFAVCPGGRWLMVVFFLALSMAAITSLMSMLELATCNLVDAGMTRRTAVSVAAGFGFLAGLPSAFRLSFLENQDWAWGLGLLLCGFFFTIAVNRYGVRRFREELINAPGASMRVGRWWELLLRFVIPAEFLALVAWWFYQAIVVFEPHSWWNPLRTFSLGTCLAQWGAGIGALLCANRFLARRFLSAGSRT